Proteins from a single region of Runella sp. SP2:
- a CDS encoding carbohydrate binding family 9 domain-containing protein has protein sequence MNYSFTLVLCLLSFCCFSQDVQLFKPDSVRKEFEAVKILNNLKVDGHLNDKEWQLAKPKSDFIEVDPRQGEKPRHYTEIRALFNQNYLYLGVFNRDTLGKKSVRVIDFKRDFNTRTSDFVGMSIDGFNDRRNAMVFTTNPHGVQRDFLSFDATYIDLDWDGLWRVRTTRSDSGWVAEFAIPWKTLRYAKSDEATQSWGFNVNRGRRMTNENYAFSPFPRSFNVLRMDYAGIIKGLQPPPPTANVRIQPYFLTSYDRYRQIDGRKPEDAAVKVGGEIKWAVNSRAVLDLTFNTDFAQADADRQVNNVTRFSVLFPERRQFFLENASLFGIGIGPASDMSGGTMRIQPFFSRQIGLDGAGNPIPIDAGARFVSRSAKTNYGAMYIRQRGSASSPLTNYFVGRYSENLGKQSRLGALVTVKNDSGNTNIVGNVDGFIRFDEAHSLNWMLNVSHDTKGNVTGAAGAAQYFYATNQWKIWWTQSLISKSYNPAVGFTSRSDVIGTTPGIFWFYRGKHVPFKKIIRSVEPSLLVEFYHQASTGRLIERSYGLSPFWLMLQSGGFMGHIMTPTYQYLTEPFSPLGVKINAGSYNYTRHAVYWGSDGSKKVSFNWNGEYGTYYNGKLNTTNFSMLVAPIPHVSITGRYNRNTFKNVGVNNTSKNIDLWSIEGRFAANPRLQLIGFYQRNTDTQANNYNIRLSWEYQPLSFIYIVFNKREFQSTTRLDTRSQEDHLIAKISYLRQL, from the coding sequence ATGAATTATTCTTTTACGCTGGTACTGTGCCTGCTGTCGTTCTGTTGTTTTTCGCAAGACGTTCAACTGTTTAAACCTGATTCGGTTCGCAAAGAATTTGAGGCGGTTAAGATTTTAAATAACCTCAAAGTAGATGGCCACTTGAACGACAAAGAATGGCAGTTGGCCAAGCCCAAAAGCGATTTTATTGAAGTTGACCCTCGCCAAGGAGAAAAACCCCGTCACTACACCGAAATTCGGGCTTTATTCAACCAAAACTATCTGTATTTGGGCGTTTTTAACCGAGATACGTTGGGCAAAAAATCTGTACGCGTTATTGATTTTAAGCGCGATTTTAACACCCGAACCTCTGATTTTGTGGGAATGAGCATCGACGGTTTCAACGACCGCCGAAATGCAATGGTCTTTACCACCAATCCCCACGGTGTGCAGCGCGATTTTCTGTCGTTTGATGCTACGTATATTGATTTGGATTGGGACGGACTTTGGCGGGTTCGGACCACGCGCTCGGACTCAGGTTGGGTGGCTGAATTTGCCATTCCTTGGAAAACATTACGTTACGCAAAATCAGATGAAGCAACCCAAAGTTGGGGTTTCAATGTCAATCGTGGGCGTCGTATGACCAATGAAAACTACGCATTTTCTCCTTTTCCACGTTCGTTTAATGTCTTGCGTATGGACTATGCGGGTATCATCAAAGGGCTTCAACCACCTCCGCCCACGGCCAACGTCCGCATACAACCTTACTTTTTGACTTCCTACGACCGTTATCGACAAATCGACGGCCGTAAACCCGAAGATGCAGCGGTAAAAGTAGGGGGGGAGATAAAATGGGCGGTGAATTCGCGGGCGGTCTTGGATTTGACGTTTAATACTGATTTTGCGCAAGCCGACGCTGACCGTCAAGTCAACAACGTTACACGTTTTTCGGTGTTGTTTCCCGAGCGTCGTCAGTTTTTCTTAGAAAATGCCTCATTGTTTGGGATTGGAATCGGACCTGCGTCGGATATGTCGGGAGGAACAATGCGGATTCAACCGTTTTTTAGCCGTCAAATTGGCTTAGATGGAGCAGGAAACCCCATCCCGATTGATGCGGGGGCGCGCTTTGTGAGCCGTTCGGCCAAAACAAATTACGGGGCTATGTATATCCGTCAACGAGGGTCGGCATCTTCGCCGCTGACCAATTATTTTGTCGGACGTTATTCCGAAAACTTGGGTAAACAAAGTCGTTTGGGGGCGTTGGTGACGGTCAAGAATGATTCGGGAAATACCAATATTGTGGGCAACGTGGACGGTTTTATCCGCTTTGATGAGGCGCATTCTCTCAATTGGATGCTCAACGTCAGCCATGATACCAAGGGCAATGTGACGGGGGCTGCGGGTGCGGCGCAGTATTTTTATGCCACCAACCAATGGAAAATATGGTGGACGCAATCGCTCATTTCAAAGTCATATAACCCTGCCGTTGGATTTACTTCGCGTTCTGACGTCATCGGGACTACCCCAGGTATATTTTGGTTTTATCGAGGCAAGCACGTCCCTTTCAAAAAAATCATCCGTTCGGTAGAACCGAGTTTGTTGGTTGAGTTTTACCATCAAGCGAGTACAGGCCGTTTGATTGAACGTTCGTACGGGTTGAGCCCTTTTTGGCTCATGCTGCAATCGGGTGGTTTTATGGGGCATATCATGACACCAACCTACCAGTATTTGACCGAGCCGTTTAGTCCGTTGGGGGTAAAAATCAACGCAGGAAGTTATAATTATACGCGCCACGCTGTCTATTGGGGAAGCGATGGTTCCAAAAAAGTAAGCTTCAATTGGAACGGTGAATACGGAACGTATTACAACGGTAAACTAAACACGACCAACTTTAGTATGCTAGTGGCGCCGATTCCGCACGTTTCAATCACGGGAAGGTACAATCGGAATACTTTCAAGAATGTCGGTGTCAATAATACTTCTAAAAACATTGATTTGTGGTCGATAGAAGGCCGTTTTGCAGCAAATCCGCGTTTGCAATTAATTGGGTTTTACCAACGAAACACCGATACTCAGGCAAATAATTACAACATCCGCCTTTCGTGGGAATATCAGCCGTTGTCGTTTATTTACATTGTATTCAACAAACGAGAATTTCAATCAACCACTCGCTTAGATACGCGCAGTCAGGAAGACCATCTTATCGCGAAGATTAGCTATTTAAGACAATTGTAA
- a CDS encoding CaiB/BaiF CoA-transferase family protein, with product MTSSFFTNQLKIVELASVLAGPAVGMFFAELGANVIKIENKKTGGDMTRSWKLPSENPTLATSAYYASVNWNKQVHFLDLEDTTDRQQAYELIKDADIVISNYRTPVAQKLGVDYETLVQLVPNLIFAQLNAFDDTSERPAFDVVLQAEAGFMFMNGEKEGPPVKMPVALIDVLAAHQLKEGILLALLRRYQTGQGSYVSTSLFESAVASLVNQATNWLMAGHIPQRMGTQHPNIAPYGDSYVCQDGKIILLAVGTEKQFKNLCQVIQHDELVALYPTNASRVQNRTALNEVLAQAIGQLHSQELLTQLEKTGVPAASIRNMQEVFELPAAQAMILEEEQADGSVSKCVKTVAFELK from the coding sequence ATGACCTCATCATTTTTTACTAACCAGCTAAAAATCGTAGAGTTAGCCAGTGTTTTGGCAGGGCCTGCGGTGGGTATGTTTTTCGCCGAACTAGGCGCAAACGTCATCAAAATCGAAAATAAAAAAACGGGTGGCGACATGACTCGCTCGTGGAAACTCCCTTCCGAAAACCCCACTTTGGCCACTTCGGCCTACTATGCCAGCGTCAATTGGAACAAGCAGGTACATTTTCTGGATTTGGAAGATACTACTGACCGCCAGCAAGCGTACGAACTCATCAAAGATGCCGACATTGTCATTAGCAATTACCGTACTCCTGTTGCCCAAAAACTTGGTGTCGATTACGAAACACTTGTTCAACTTGTACCTAACTTAATTTTTGCCCAACTCAACGCCTTCGACGACACCAGCGAGCGACCAGCCTTCGACGTAGTGCTGCAAGCGGAAGCGGGTTTTATGTTTATGAATGGTGAAAAAGAAGGCCCTCCCGTCAAAATGCCCGTAGCTTTGATTGACGTTTTGGCCGCTCACCAGTTGAAAGAAGGAATCTTGTTAGCCCTCTTGCGGCGTTATCAAACTGGGCAAGGCTCGTACGTTTCTACGTCGTTGTTTGAATCGGCGGTGGCTTCCTTGGTCAACCAAGCGACCAACTGGCTCATGGCTGGGCACATTCCGCAACGCATGGGCACCCAACATCCCAACATCGCCCCCTACGGCGACTCCTACGTTTGCCAAGATGGGAAAATTATCTTGTTGGCAGTGGGTACTGAAAAGCAGTTTAAGAACCTATGTCAAGTGATACAGCACGACGAGTTAGTGGCGCTTTATCCGACAAATGCTTCTCGGGTTCAAAACCGCACCGCCCTGAACGAGGTGTTGGCACAAGCCATCGGTCAACTACATTCACAAGAACTTTTAACTCAATTGGAAAAAACAGGCGTTCCTGCGGCCTCAATCAGAAACATGCAAGAAGTGTTTGAACTCCCAGCGGCGCAAGCGATGATTTTGGAGGAAGAACAGGCCGATGGAAGCGTCAGCAAATGCGTCAAAACCGTCGCTTTTGAGCTAAAATAG